ccaggtctgtctggaACCTtctttgtgatccctgtcagaatggtcagtgatagtagccaggctccatctggttgtgctggactcagtctgatgcaggctgtggtagttgtggtccatttgtcttttggactaatatttcccttgtgcctttgattttcttcattctcccttgctccagacagggtgggaccagtagagtatcttagatggacgcTCACGAActcttaagactccagatgctactcaccaaagtaagatgcagaacattttccttataaattatgttacgccaattgagccagatgtcccctgagaccatagtccctaGCCCTCAGGCTAGTAACTTGGTCCCTGTGGGAGTTTGGAtgaacttctatgactttgccaaggctgtaaatctgtatggaagtaggctgccacatctttctgctgccgagtggctggtgggtttgaacagccgactttctggttagcagctgagtgctttaaccattgtgccaccagagttcctcctTAACCCATGGAGGCTCTCAATAGGAAAGCATTAGTTTTAACTTGCTGAATGATCGCTCACAGCTGGTGACGGAAACtgcaatagaaactgctcagtgccATACCTTAGATATGCCTCTGCAGAGGTGGGGAGAAAAGAACCCAGGAAACCAGTTACCTTCCCgtggactccaactcattgtggccccatgtgtgtcacagtagaattgtgctccgcagggtttgcaatggctgattttttggaagtaggtcatcaggcctttcttctgaggcacctctgggtggactcaaacctccaaccttccgatTAGCAGCCCAGTACATTGACTATGtgtaccatccaaggactccagAAAGGGGAGAATACAGGGAGAATTCCTAGCAGGGTTAGCAGCTGGGCAGAGGTGTAAGTCTGAAACAATGATCTAGGATGCACTCCTTCACACAGAACTTTGCTGAACTTCAGCACATTGTGGCTTGGTAGATTCGATTTCTGAGCCTCTTGGCCATGCTGCTTGTTTGTTTATATGGTATTATTCCATAGACAAGGAAGCCAGTGGCATTTCCAGATCCCAATCCCACTGAAATTCCCTATGACCAGTGTCCCAAGCAGAGATGACCATACCACAAATGTTACTTCAGGGAAAAGATTTCATTGTAAGTCTTTTTGGAGAGAAAAAAATAGCTAAAATTCATATAACTCTTACTATACATGCCAGACACATTCTAAACGCACCCCCCTCCTATATATTACATATTgtacgtaattttttttttttggtgggtggtGTGTAATTCTTACAACAGGACTACTTAGGTTCTGTTAGTAATAAACTCCATTTTACTGTACAGCTAGTCATGCTTGGaactgaaattcaaattcagtcAGTCTGGTTTCAGAGTCTGACCTCTGTGAATGCAGActaaacaacaacacaaaaaaaaactaaaacaaaaatcccAAAGCCTGCAAGCGTGCACACCAACCCTGAGCATctaaaagaaataattttctgTGTGGCTGTGTAGCGACATCATCCTCCCTAGTTTTAAATGCCTTCCTTTAATAGTAAGTCTTCTGCCTcaggcacaatttaaaaaattaaaataaaccaccactaacaacaaaactaCGACCTATACAGTTTCAGAACAGCATTGCATTGCGCTTTGTATTGCTTCCTTTTATAAACTGGAGTAAGAAAACCCCACAAACATGGTCTTTGAAAACACTCGCAGTACTTTCCTAGGTAAGGTGAGAGAAACAGTCTAAGTGGATATGAACAGTGGACGCGTGGGGAAAGGGTTAAGATTCTCTGCTGAAACTTGGTCGAGTTTCAAAAAGTTCTCTGGGGAATCCAAGTGCTGTGTCCTTTCTCGGACCTTGCCTGCGAGTCTGACGGTAACAGGATGCTGGGGCTCGAGGCGCTCGCCCCTTGCATTGTGCGACAGAGAAGAACCAATAAGGAACCACTAAAAAATCGGGTGCAGTAAACCCGAAAAGGGGCGAAGAGGCCCAGAGGAAGAgtgggggaggagagagggaggagcgGGGAGAGCCGAGCAAGGAGGAGGGCCGGGGCTGAGCTCAGAGCGGCGGGCGCGGCtgacagaagcagagactgaGCGCGCGAGCTTGGGTGGAGAGGGCCCGGCGAGGGGAGGCGGCGTGGGCGGGCGCGAGGCGGGGGTCTGCCCGGCCGCCGCGCGTGACGTAGCGCCGAGCGGGGCGTTATCAGCTGTGGGGCCGCTGGCGAGGGACGCGCGGCGACAGCGGACGGCGCCGCCCGGGGCTGGACGGCTGCAGCCAGCGGTCGCGCGCGAGTCCCAAGCGCTTCTCGTTGTCGCCCAAGTCGCTTGCCCCGCCGCAGGGCGGCATGAGCCCGCAGCTGCAGCCCTAGCGTCCTGGCTTCTCCACCCCGGCGGCCCGGCTGCGGTGACCGGTGCTTGCCACAGGGTTGGGGACCATGAAGCCGAGTCCGGCCGGGACGGCGAGGGAGCTGGAGCTGCAGGCGCCGGCTCGGGGCGAGCAGCGCGCGGCGGAGCTCGAGGGGCGCTGGCGGGAGAAGGGCGAGGCTGACACGGAGCGGCAGCGCACCCGGGAGCGGCAGGAGGCCACACTGGCCGGGCTGGCGGAGCTGGAGTACCTGCGCCAGCGCCAGGAGCTGCTAGTCCGGGGCGCCCTGCGTAGCGCGGAGGGCTTGGGGGCCGTTGCGCCCCGCGCCGGGGAGCTGCCGGCGGAGGCGGCGCAGCGCAGCCGCCTGGAGGAGAAGTTCTTGGAGGAGAACATTTTGCTGTTGCGGAAGCAATTGGTAGGTCGTGCCCGGGGTGAGCACGTCTGTCCCCACAGCGGAGCTGGGGATCGGGGCAGGTGACCCGGGATGGGCGCGAGGTTGCCTGTGGCTGGGGAAATTCACGCTGTTACCAGCCCCCATCCCCCCGTACCTCCTTGACCCATCCTGAGTGTGCCCAGTGCGCGTGGGCTGCCCACGCCCAGGCGTGTCCGGCGTGTGCCCGCTTTGTGTCTGAGCAGGTGAGGAGTTGGCGATCCCGCGCGGTTTGCGGGGTAGCAGGGGGTGGCCGCCCCCCCTTCGCTGCCTTCGAGATTCTTGGAGTCGCCTGGTTGTAACCTTCCATCTCCCCAGTTAGACGAATACCTGCCCTCTCTCTGAAGGTTCGCAAACCGTCAATTAAAATATCATTTAATTTGAGGTCTTTTTAGCTTCATCTCCTCTCGTTGAGAAGGGACAAAAGCCAAGAAGGGGGCTGTGGCGTGGCTAACTGTCCTACGCCGAGTTTTGACGATTACACTGAAGCGCTCATAGGAAGGCGTGCCCCTCCCAGGGCGCTCCCCAGCGTGCCAGTTTTTGGCTGATgcttaattttaaagagaagccCTTTGTATAAGGGTGCTAAAACTAGATGCAAATGATGGAAATTTGGCTGGAGAAAGTGCCCCCACCCCTCGTATTTTATCCGCACTGCTGGCTGTGATAGGTGGGGGAGGTGGCAGAAGAGAGAACCTGCTCTCAGGGAGCGTTTATTTTATTGGATTCCTGTCACCGTCTCATTCTGTGCAGCCCTCATTAACGGGGAAGAAAAAGAACTTTGGAGCTTGATGTATTGATGAACAGCTTGTGACCCCGCCTTAGAATAATGGCGGCAGCTTTGTTCCAGTGACCTCAAAATGTAGTTTTGAAAACAGCAAAAATCCTCACCTGAGGATGTGATACTATCTGAAACTGGGCACATACTCGTTAGTGTCCCTCCTACAACGCAGTAGTGATTTGTGCGGttatttgttatatattttttgtaagaTATTTTTTCAggtaatttctttcctttttttttaagcatcagaTGCTTTTACttgtttggttcatttttttctgGAGAAACTTCTTCTAGCAGATAAGCATATGGTATATGTCTCCAGGCTTTTTAAGTCAAAGGACAAACAGGAGGAGAAGATATTCATACGACTCTTTTTGTGAGGCTGTATACCATGGTTTCTGTAATACCTCAGTTTTGGCATTTTAGTGTACTTCTTTGGTAGCAGGCCAGATTTGTATGTAATATTAATTTGAGACAATCTCTCTGGTTATGCCTGGTCATTAACGTTTTACGCGTTGTCTTGTGCAATAGCACCTTTTTGTCTTCATGAATCTCAAGATTGTGAGCGGTGCGTTCCTATTGTCCGCTCGAGGGGAGCAAAGCGGTGTGTCAAGAGAATTTCAGTCCAGTCCATATTTGTGGTACTGTTTTCATTTGTAGACTTGGCATTTGTGATTTGAACCAGATgccttttgagtttgttttttttttggttttccagccATAGGAAGCACTAGGTGGCGGTGTGAGTTAGCACAACAGATCTGTCACTTTTGGAAACCCGAGCTGAGTTCAAATCTTGATGGGCTTTCCCTTGAGGGTTTTGGATTCTGCCAGCTCACATTATACTTGGCACTGGCTATTAGTATTAGTGTCTAACTTTCAAAGGCCTTGAGACTGATGAAACCTCACAAAGCAACTAATAGAAAACAAACTGTGCAGGCTGAGACATTTGGCCAGAAAATCTTACCTAAGTAAGATTATAGCATATTGTAGGAAATCTGTCACTCTAACTTCAAATTGAAGAGTCGACTGTGAAGTATTGTTTTTTCAAGAACAAGCTGGAcaccaaagaattaaaaaaactcaATGCGCTTTTCTTGTCCCTACCTATAAAAGGTAACTGTGTATGTTTTAGttgaaactaaaaacaaaaaatgtttttttcttaatgaagaAACTTTATATCCTGACaaaatatgacaaagtagaattaAACGTAGAACATATTTTGgaagtttttctttatttcaggTCAACCAGTAAAATTTTGGTTTTGAAAGATTTAGTGAACTCTTCAGATGGGTAATTTAATACTTAGAGCAGATTTTCTGGTTCTTTGTCACCAAAGTGTGTCCcttcctcttttctctgtttcctcCTAATCAGAATTGTTTGAGGAGACGAGATGCTGGTTTGTTGAACCAGTTGCAAGAACTCGACAAGCAGATAAGCGACCTAAGATTGGATGTGGAAAAGACATCTGAAGAGCACCTGGAGACAGACAGCCGGCCTAGCTCAGGTGAGTACTTAAGCACAAGGACAGAATTCTGCACTCACTGGCTATGCCTTGGCCCCCTGCAGTCCACATTCCCAGACCTgcaaatggcaatttttttttttttcttgtgaagaGAGACTAAAAAAAGCAGCTTGCCATTCACAGGGGACTATCTGTGGAAAATAGTGCCTagggcaattagttttaaattactaaatgatctctcacagctggctgTGGAAATTGTGAAATgaccaatagaaactgctcattagtgTCCCTCCTCAAGCGGAGCCCAGGACACACtccctacctgccataccttcTTTAAGCCTCTGGCCTATtcagttgcatgtgagggaaatAAAGCCAGACTACAAAATTTTTAATAACGAGATCGATCTGATCCGAGTCACCtgagttttgttaaaaaataatcacaagaaattaaaacataGGGTTTATTCAAGcaattattctatatgcatacagggagaccattgtgattcaaaaaaaaaaaaaaagggggggctcTGTATAGACTTCTTACAGTGAAGCTTTTAAACAGAAGAGGAGGGAGTGGGGTAGAAAATCAACCATTGGCTAACCTTAACATGATTGAGTGAAACATATCTCtcccccttttactgagatcagcTGACCTGAAGTTACTAGGTTGTCTCTTGCCTGAGGGGGAGGAGGCATTCATTTGCACAAATATTTAGGGGTAGTTTTTTTTGCTTAATAAATGTAAGTTTCCATGGTGACAGAGTACTTAATGGTTATTGATTTAGCATTAAAAAGTTTGGAACTTTACTTATCTGTAGCTGTGAGACCTCTtgaaactaaaattaaaattaagggTGCACACAATCTTTTTATTAAGTCAATAGGTAATAGATTTGTTATTAACTATCCTTTTCAAGCCAGAAAAGACAATTGACAATGCTGCGGAGTAGTTCAGCATTtcctggtgaaaaaaaaaaagttaatagttTTACAGTTTTGGGTCAggctttttattattaattttgggTTCCCGGGTAAGAAGAAACCCCTTGAAATCAAAGTAAGGTGTctgtttttttgttgctgtttgtttgtttcacagtTTAAAAGTAAAAGCTTTTATTCAAATTTCTGGAAGACTGGTCCTCCTTTGAAACTTGAGAAAGTCAAAACTGGGCTAGAAAATTAGTCACACTTCAACTTCCTGAGACTacttcaaaagttttttttttttaaaccatttggCTCCTTAAATAGATTTGTTTGTCTCTTAAAGTTACTCCCGAAACATTCATGATAAAGTCGTGGTTTGACAGATCTAAGTCTCTTTCCTTGCACATCCTTAAAGGTGGGGGCAGGGAAGAAGGTCAACTTGAGGGTGAAGGTAACTTTGAAACATAGCTAAGAGCTCTTTACCTTTTCCTAagattatttgaaataaaaccagaaacccAGGACACTAAATTCAGTGAGCCGAAGTTGGCCCCTCCCCCAAAAATCTCCCTTTCCTAGATGATTcctggactcatagcgaccctataggacagaatagaactgccccatagagtttccaagaagcacctggtagattcgaactgccgacctctcctTTCCTTTGAAGCACGAGTAGGTAACATTGCTTGACATGATCCTAATTCCAaatggtgttttcatttttagGTTTTTATGAGCTGAGTGATGGTGCTTCAGGGTCCCTCTCCAATTCCTCTAACTCGGTCTTCAGTGAGTGTTTATCCAGTTGCCATTCTAGTACCTGCTTTTGCAGCCCCTTGGAGGCAACTTTGACAGTCTCAGATGGTTGCCCCAAATCTGCAGGTAAGAATTTTCATAATTGATAGAAATTTAAATTGGAAGAGGTCAGGGGCCCTTAGAGGTTCTTTAGCTCCAACCCCACTTACTAACAAAAATAAAGGCTCAGAGAATTTCATCCACTTGCTGCATTTAGTGCTGTACTTGTGTTTAAAACACCAAGTGACCACTACTCCGATATTTTTTGGGTGCCACTTGGCTTTATGTTCTGATGGTAGCAGCGGGGCTTATCTTCAGAAATTTTGTCCCTTAATTAGGTCTTAAGCTCTGTTTCTGAGCCTTTGCTGTTAGTTTGActtgtcttcattttcttttgaaaacaacTTTGGatctattttcttcctctttaatCATTTAAAACTAAAGCTCACCAATAAGTTAAATACGTCTGTCAGTCTTGCCAAGGGTTGCTTGGCACATCAGGGAACAACATCCCTTCTCTGTTCACGCAGAACACCCTGCGTGATGGCAGCTTTCTTTTAGCAGGTGGGTAAGTTGGGATAAAACTAGCTCAAGTGCTATTGTTCCCCTTTCTGGGCTATGCTTACAGTGACCTCCAGAGAGAATCATGCTGTTGTTGGTACTGGAAGGGTTTCTGCATTTCCACTATATGGCACACACTGTACTGCTTGCTTTGCCTACTTTTATCCTCATAACAGTTCTGCGAGATGCAGGTGTTGTTAGATCCCTTTTATATATAAGAAAAATGAAGCTCAGCAAGGTTAGGTAAGTTGTTTAAGGTTATATAGCTAGTGAGTGGCAAAGGTAGGATTCAAGCTCAGGCCTAACTGCCAGGACTTTGTTTTTCCACTATGTCAAGGGACTTTGGAAATTGTTGTGTTGAACCTTCTCATCTAACAGAGGAAGAGCTGCAGCTGATAAGCTTTGTCAGAGGCTCCCCATCTGCTGAATGGCAGATTTGGTGCTGAAACTCCAGTTCCTTCCTTACTCCTGCTATGTCGTGATTCCTTGGAAGAGCAGAGATGAGAGGAGCTATAGATGCTGGCACTAGTCACTGCATCACTAGCTTGTCTGTGTTCTCCACTTGGCTGAAGTTTTGAGTCCAGGTGACACAGACATAATATGGAACAGCTGAGTGTTGCTAATTGGCTGATGTCTTTGTACAGTGTGTGTTGTCAGCATCAATCATTTGGCGAAGCACTGGTCTGGGTACCTAGAGTGTCTGGGCCTCAGGTTTATTGGCTAATTGTTCCCCCTCACTCTGCAGATTTGGTTTCAGAAGGAAACTTTATGAATGCATTAAAGGTAGTTTGGTAGAGGTTCCTTGAAGACAGACCCTCACCCAAATGCCAGAAAAGCCTGAAGGAAATGCTGCATCCTCACATAATCAAGATAGTTCGGCTGGGTCTCTTGGGGGCTGGGATGTCTGTTTTGTTCCTTACCTCCTAAGTAGGGGAAAGCGACCAAGGTGAAGCATAGGTAAAATGTGGCTTTAAGTAGTGCAAAAATAGGGCTTAGGGTAGTGGGTGAGGAGGGACGGGAAGGATGTTAGCTAGCTAGAAGGATATTCTCCTTCTTAGAAAACCTGTTtattgtgtgtgtggggggagggtgGGGCCATGACACTTTTATCATAATCTTTTCTTTACAAATGCATCATATCGTCTCTGAATCAGACTGTTTTTTCCCTGGGACTACTAATTATCACTGAAGTTCATGGAGCTTTCCCTTTAAACAATGAACATTGTGGAAGAAATGAAAGATCTGATGTTTTTAGAGTAAAGAATGTATTTTGAAACATCATATCATAGGCTATTAGTATACCAATAAATaggtatatatatttgttttatggTCTTGTTATTTTATTACTCTAAAGGAATGCCTCTCTATGGCAGAAATCTTCTCTTACTTGTGGATAGATCCTAAACATGAGAGATTTTATAGTCTGACGCATAAGATGTTCTCAATGTTTGAATGAGGCCAAATTGCATTAGTGATATACTCAACTTTGGTTTTCTCTGATAACTAGAAGTTATTAAAggatttttttgatttttataatATTCACTCGGATAAGTCCTCAAAATCATTTTAATTAAGCAACGAAGCTTGATTTCATTGTATTTTGGCATCTTCACTTTTGAGATGTGGGAAATACATCCATTAATATTACTCAGTCTTTTAAAACCTCATAAAAAATTccttttcctattaaaaaaaaatgctgtgctTTAATTTTTAGTATCACAATTGAATATATAGGcgattattatttaaatttgatTAGTCTCTATTGAAAGTTGATCAATGAATCAATTTCCCTGAAGTTTCAATTTACAGTTATACTTGAACATATCATTAAGCatcagattttaaaaatacaaaatgaggagaaagcccataaaatataatttatccaAAATATTTTAAAGGGAAACCAAGAATAGAACACAGAGGGGAGAGTAGCCTAGAGAAAGAATGACTTAAAAAACACTTACTGTTTCCAGTTATAATTGCACTATATATTTATTGTCAAAAGTTTAGTAAGTAGAAAATAAAGAACATCAACATTACCTTGCTTTCCCACCAGACTGAGACGCGGCTATTAGTAGTTTGGTATGCTTCATCTCAGACTTTTTTCTTTGCATACATGCAATCTTGATAAAATTATAATCATACTTTTCTGTATTATATCATGATTTTCACTAAACTTTCAAGTGTGTTCCCACATTATTCGGTATATTTTGGAAgcttttttaatggctgaatatTACTCCTTCAGAAAGATGTATTTATCTTATTAAAACTTTTCTCATTAAACTTTAAAATTGTtcctaatttaaaatttttttaatgtctaaaatAGCATGATAAACATCCTTGTACATAAATTATTGTGTACATCTTTAATCATTTCTTTAGGTAGAAGTATGAGCATTTTTAAGTATTCTTGAGTCACATAGTCAAATTTCTCTCCAAGAGGGTTTTATCAGCTTCTACTTGGCGTGTAAGAGTGTTCAAAcgaatgacatttttttttgctcctttttATTCCATACTGGCCTGCCTAAAAAAATCTTTAAGGGAGAGAGGACTATCATGCAGCCATAGAGCTATTATTTTCCCTCTCTTCCATTAGTATAAACTGTGTAAAATGGTAAAGTAGCTACTGGAGTATTTTTTTGATTCTGTGGCATTCTCTCTCTACTCATGAATTCGTCCTCATAAAAACTAGCCAGGGTCAAGAGGGTGCTCACCAATTCACTTCTTCAGAGTGTACCTTTAAATGTTTTTCAGATCTCATAGGATGGTTGGAATATAAAGAAGGCCACTGTGAAGACCAGGCCTCAGGGGCAGTTTGCTGTTCCCCCTCCACACCACAATTTAACTCCCTTGATGTCATTGCAGATGTGAATCCCAAGTACCAGTGTGATCTGGTGTCTAAAAATGGGAACGATGTATATCGCTATCCCAGTCCACTTCATGCCGTGGCCGTGCAGAGCCCGATGTTTCTTCTTTGTCTGACGGGGAACCCtctgagggaagaggagaggctTGGTCACCGTGCGAATGACGTTTGTGTCGGAGCTGAGCTCGACTCCACCAAAACAGACAATTCCTTACCATCTCCAAGCACTTTGTGGTCGGCTTCCCACCCTTCATCCGGTAAGAAAATGGATGGCTACATTCTGAGCCTCATCCAGAGAAAAACACACCCTGTAAGGACCAACAAACCTAGAACCAGTGTGAATGCTGACCCCACAAAAGGGCTCCTGAGGAATGGGAGCGTTTGTGTCAGAGTGACTGGTGGTGTCTCACAAGGCAACAGTGTGAACCTTAAGAATTCTAAGCAGGCGTGTTTGCCGTCTGGTGGAATACCCGCTTTGGACAATGGGACATTCTCCCCACTGAAGCAGTGGTCAAAAGAATCAAAAGTGGAACAACTGGAAAGCAAGAGGTTGCCCTCTCCAGCGCGCTGCTCGCCAGGTGCTGTCACTGAACTTCCAAGTAAGCATGTGCCAAAAAATGTCAAAGCAGCCTCCCAAGAAAATGCTTGGTGTCCTACTGGTGTGGCAGGGGAGTCCCCTAAAGAAAGTGGTCAGGTCTCAGCTGCCTCTCCAAAAGAGAGCCCTGGGACAGTCCCTGCCCCCCTGCAAGAGAGCAGGGTTGTCCAGCCACTGAAAAAGGTGTCACAGAAAAGCAGCCTGCAGGCTGTTCCTCCTCCTGCTGTTCcactcctgccctccctccctgtgGAAGAGAGGCCTGCCTTGGATTTCAAAAGCGAGGGCTCTTCTTCCCAAAGCCTGGAGGAAGGGCATCTGGTCAATGCTCAATTCATCCCAGGGCAGCAGCCTAGCGTCAGGCCCCATCGCGGCATCAAGAACGCCGGAATCCCCAAAAGCTCAACCCTAAAGCACAGAGTCCAGGCCCTTCACGGGGTGGAACACAGTCTGCCGACCGTGAGAGAGAAAAGCCGGGCAGTGAGCAAGAAGTGCCGGTTTCCCGATGACCTGGATACAAGTAAGAAACTCAAGAGAGCCTCCAACAAGGGGAGGAAGAGTGCAAATGCCCAGCCTGAGGCGGGTCTTCCCAGTAGGCCCCTGGGCGGCGGCCACAGGGCTGTGAGCAGGTCCCATGACCACGGACGCGATGCGATTGTGGCCAAACCTAAGCATAAGCGAGTCGATTATCGGCGGTGGAAGTCGTCCGCTGAGATTTCCTATGAGGAGGCACTGAGAAGAGCCCGGAGAAACCGCAGGGAAAACGTGGGTGTGTATGCAGCGCCGGTCCCTCTTCCATATGCAAGTCCCTACGCTTACGTAGCTAGTGACTCTGAGTATTCGGCCGAGTGCGAGTCCCTGTTCCACTCCACCGTGGTGGACACCAGTGAGGACGAGCAGAGCAATTACACCACGAATTGCTTTGGGGACAGTGAGTCTAGCGTGAGTGAAGGGGAGTTTGTGGGGGAGAGCACAACCACCAGTGACTCTGAAGAAAGTGGGGGATTAATTTGGTCCCAGTTTGTCCAAACTCTCCCTATTCAAACG
The window above is part of the Loxodonta africana isolate mLoxAfr1 chromosome 10, mLoxAfr1.hap2, whole genome shotgun sequence genome. Proteins encoded here:
- the DACT1 gene encoding dapper homolog 1 isoform X1, yielding MKPSPAGTARELELQAPARGEQRAAELEGRWREKGEADTERQRTRERQEATLAGLAELEYLRQRQELLVRGALRSAEGLGAVAPRAGELPAEAAQRSRLEEKFLEENILLLRKQLNCLRRRDAGLLNQLQELDKQISDLRLDVEKTSEEHLETDSRPSSGFYELSDGASGSLSNSSNSVFSECLSSCHSSTCFCSPLEATLTVSDGCPKSADLIGWLEYKEGHCEDQASGAVCCSPSTPQFNSLDVIADVNPKYQCDLVSKNGNDVYRYPSPLHAVAVQSPMFLLCLTGNPLREEERLGHRANDVCVGAELDSTKTDNSLPSPSTLWSASHPSSGKKMDGYILSLIQRKTHPVRTNKPRTSVNADPTKGLLRNGSVCVRVTGGVSQGNSVNLKNSKQACLPSGGIPALDNGTFSPLKQWSKESKVEQLESKRLPSPARCSPGAVTELPSKHVPKNVKAASQENAWCPTGVAGESPKESGQVSAASPKESPGTVPAPLQESRVVQPLKKVSQKSSLQAVPPPAVPLLPSLPVEERPALDFKSEGSSSQSLEEGHLVNAQFIPGQQPSVRPHRGIKNAGIPKSSTLKHRVQALHGVEHSLPTVREKSRAVSKKCRFPDDLDTSKKLKRASNKGRKSANAQPEAGLPSRPLGGGHRAVSRSHDHGRDAIVAKPKHKRVDYRRWKSSAEISYEEALRRARRNRRENVGVYAAPVPLPYASPYAYVASDSEYSAECESLFHSTVVDTSEDEQSNYTTNCFGDSESSVSEGEFVGESTTTSDSEESGGLIWSQFVQTLPIQTVTAPDLHNNPTKTFVKIKASHNLKKKILRFRSGSLKLMTTV
- the DACT1 gene encoding dapper homolog 1 isoform X2, encoding MKPSPAGTARELELQAPARGEQRAAELEGRWREKGEADTERQRTRERQEATLAGLAELEYLRQRQELLVRGALRSAEGLGAVAPRAGELPAEAAQRSRLEEKFLEENILLLRKQLNCLRRRDAGLLNQLQELDKQISDLRLDVEKTSEEHLETDSRPSSGFYELSDGASGSLSNSSNSVFSECLSSCHSSTCFCSPLEATLTVSDGCPKSADVNPKYQCDLVSKNGNDVYRYPSPLHAVAVQSPMFLLCLTGNPLREEERLGHRANDVCVGAELDSTKTDNSLPSPSTLWSASHPSSGKKMDGYILSLIQRKTHPVRTNKPRTSVNADPTKGLLRNGSVCVRVTGGVSQGNSVNLKNSKQACLPSGGIPALDNGTFSPLKQWSKESKVEQLESKRLPSPARCSPGAVTELPSKHVPKNVKAASQENAWCPTGVAGESPKESGQVSAASPKESPGTVPAPLQESRVVQPLKKVSQKSSLQAVPPPAVPLLPSLPVEERPALDFKSEGSSSQSLEEGHLVNAQFIPGQQPSVRPHRGIKNAGIPKSSTLKHRVQALHGVEHSLPTVREKSRAVSKKCRFPDDLDTSKKLKRASNKGRKSANAQPEAGLPSRPLGGGHRAVSRSHDHGRDAIVAKPKHKRVDYRRWKSSAEISYEEALRRARRNRRENVGVYAAPVPLPYASPYAYVASDSEYSAECESLFHSTVVDTSEDEQSNYTTNCFGDSESSVSEGEFVGESTTTSDSEESGGLIWSQFVQTLPIQTVTAPDLHNNPTKTFVKIKASHNLKKKILRFRSGSLKLMTTV